From Phalacrocorax carbo chromosome 8, bPhaCar2.1, whole genome shotgun sequence, a single genomic window includes:
- the TSHZ3 gene encoding teashirt homolog 3: protein MPRRKQQAPRRAAAYVSDELKAAALVEEDVEPDENAVDGEPSAKYACPEKDFSKNCQSYQNSPAAEFSSHEMDSESHISETSDRMADFESSSIKNEEESKEVSIPLEDSTVSDSLEQMKAVYNNFLSNSYWSNLNLNLHQPISEKNNGSSSSSSSSSSSCGSGSFDWHQTAMAKTLQQVSQSRILPEPSLFSTVQLYRQSSKLYGSIFTGASKFRCKDCSAAYDTLVELTVHMNETGHYRDDNHETDNNNPKRWSKPRKRSLLEMEGKEDAQKVLKCMYCGHSFESLQDLSVHMIKTKHYQKVPLKEPVTPVAAKIIPATRKKASLELELPSSPDSTGGTPKATISDTNDVLQKNSNPYITPNNRYGHQNGASYAWHFEARKSQILKCMECGSSHDTLQELTAHMMVTGHFIKVTNSAMKKGKPIIEAPATPTITSLVDEKIQSVPLAATTFTSPSNTPSSVSPKLNVEIKREVDKERGIADDKMKDKEKSSEDEEKYDISSKYHYLTENDLEESPKGGLDILKSLENTVTSAINKAQNGTPSWGGYPSIHAAYQLPNMMKLSLGSSGKSTPLKPMFGNNELVSPTKNQPLVSPASSQTSPVPKTNFHAMEELVKKVTEKVAKVEEKMKEPEGKLSPMKRATPSPCSSEVSEPLKMESSNDGGFKSQQNSPVSQKDGCKDSPAVQPVENGKEPVKSIVSSLSSSTAIITDHPPEQPFVNPLSALQSVMNIHLGKAAKPSLPALDPMSMLFKMSNSLAEKAAVATPPLPSKKPDHLDRYFYHVNNDQPIDLTKGKSDKSCSLGSALLSSTSTSSASSSSTVTTAKTSAVVSFMSNSPLRENALSDISDMLKNLTESHTSKSSTPSSISEKSDIDGTTIEEPEESTPAQKRKGRQSNWNPQHLLILQAQFAASLRQTSEGKYIMSDLSPQERMHISRFTGLSMTTISHWLANVKYQLRRTGGTKFLKNLDTGHPVFFCNDCASQIRTPSTYISHLESHLGFRLRDLSKLSSEQINNQIAQAKSPSEKLVTSSPEEDIGTSYQCKLCNRTFASKHAVKLHLSKTHGKSPEDHLLYVSELEKQ from the coding sequence CGTATGTTTCAGATGaactaaaagcagcagcactggtaGAAGAAGATGTGGAACCTGATGAAAATGCAGTTGATGGGGAGCCTTCAGCAAAATATGCATGTCCAGAAAAAGACTTCAGTAAGAACTGCCAAAGCTACCAAAACTCTCCAGCAGCTGAATTTTCTAGCCATGAAATGGACAGTGAATCACATATCAGTGAAACAAGTGACCGCATGGCAGACTTTGAGAGCAGCTCtattaaaaatgaggaagagagcAAGGAGGTTTCAATACCACTGGAAGACTCTACTGTATCTGATAGTTTAGAACAAATGAAAGCTGTATATAACAACTTTCTCTCCAATTCCTACTGGTCCAATCTCAATTTGAACCTTCACCAGCcgatttcagaaaaaaacaatggtagcagcagcagtagcagcagcagcagtagcagtTGTGGAAGTGGCAGCTTTGACTGGCACCAGACTGCTATGGCTAAAACACTGCAGCAAGTTTCTCAGAGCAGAATTCTTCCTGAACCAAGTCTTTTTAGCACAGTTCAATTGTACAGACAAAGCAGTAAGCTTTATGGCTCTATATTTACTGGAGCCAGTAAATTCCGCTGTAAAGACTGCAGTGCAGCCTATGATACTTTAGTAGAATTAACAGTGCACATGAATGAAACGGGACATTATCGAGATGACAACCATGAAACTGATAACAATAACCCCAAAAGATGGTCCAAACCTCGTAAACGTTCTTTGCTTGaaatggaagggaaagaagatgCCCAGAAAGTATTAAAGTGTATGTACTGTGGTCATTCATTTGAATCTCTTCAGGACTTGAGTGTTCATAtgatcaaaacaaaacactaccAAAAAGTGCCTCTAAAGGAACCTGTTACACCTGTAGCAGCAAAAATTATcccagctactagaaagaaagcATCACTGGAGCTTGAACTTCCAAGTTCTCCAGATTCCACAGGTGGGACACCAAAAGCAACAATCTCAGATACTAATGATGTGCTTCAAAAGAATTCTAATCCTTACATTACACCAAATAATCGGTACGGTCACCAGAATGGTGCCAGCTATGCCTGGCACTTTGAGGCGAGGAAGTCTCAAATTCTGAAGTGCATGGAGTGTGGAAGTTCTCATGACACTCTGCAGGAACTTACAGCTCACATGATGGTGACAGGACATTTTATTAAAGTCACTAACTCTGCAATGAAAAAAGGGAAACCAATTATAGAAGCCCCAGCAACACCAACGATAACGTCCTTAGTAGACGAGAAAATCCAGTCTGTGCCACTAGCTGCCACCACTTTTACGTCTCCTTCCAATACACCTTCTAGTGTTTCCCCTAAATtaaatgttgaaataaaaagagaagtagATAAAGAAAGAGGCATTGCTGATgacaaaatgaaagacaaagaaaagtcAAGTGAAGATGAGGAGAAGTATGATATCTCCTCAAAATACCATTACTTGACTGAAAATGATCTAGAAGAAAGCCCTAAGGGAGGATTAGATATATTGAAGTCTTTAGAAAACACAGTTACATCAGCTATAAACAAAGCCCAGAATGGCACACCAAGCTGGGGTGGTTACCCCAGTATTCATGCTGCCTATCAGCTGCCTAATATGATGAAGCTGTCATTGGGATCATCTGGGAAAAGTACACCATTAAAACCTATGTTTGGAAACAATGAACTAGTATCACCAACTAAAAACCAGCCCCTGGTGTCTCCAGCAAGCAGTCAGACCTCACCTGTGCCAAAAACAAATTTTCACGCCATGGAAGAATTGGTAAAGAAAGTCACCGAGAAGGTGGCTaaagtggaggaaaaaatgaaagagcCTGAAGGAAAGCTTTCTCCAATGAAGCGTGCAACACCTTCGCCATGCAGTAGTGAAGTCAGTGAACCCCTTAAGATGGAGTCCTCCAATGATGGTGGCTTTAAAAGCCAGCAGAACAGCCCAGTCTCTCAGAAAGATGGTTGCAAGGATAGTCCAGCTGTACAACCTGTGGAAAATGGGAAAGAGCCTGTTAAGTCCATTGTAAGTTCTTTAAGTAGCAGCACAGCTATCATTACTGATCACCCTCCCGAACAGCCATTTGTAAATCCATTAAGTGCACTGCAGTCTGTCATGAATATTCACCTTGGGAAGGCAGCAAAGCCATCTTTGCCTGCTTTGGATCCAATGagcatgctttttaaaatgagcaacAGTTTGGCAGAAAAGGCTGCGGTGGCCACCCCACCTCTACCGTCCAAAAAACCAGACCACTTAGACCGTTACTTTTATCATGTCAACAATGACCAACCCATAGATTTGACGAAAGGCAAGAGTGACAAAAGCTGCTCTTTGGGTTCAGCGCTTTTGTCATCCACATCGACATCTTCAGCATCTTCTTCATCTACAGTGACAACAGCAAAGACATCTGCAGTCGTGTCATTCATGTCAAACTCGCCGCTACGCGAGAATGCCTTGTCAGATATATCTGATATGCTGAAGAACCTGACAGAAAGTCACACATCAAAATCTTCCACACCTTCCAGCATATCTGAGAAATCTGACATTGATGGTACTACAATAGAGGAACCAGAAGAGAGTACACCAgctcagaaaaggaagggacGTCAGTCTAACTGGAACCCTCAGCACTTGCTCATACTGCAGGCCCAGTTTGCCGCTAGTTTACGGCAGACTTCAGAGGGAAAATACATCATGTCAGACTTGAGCCCTCAAGAAAGAATGCACATTTCCAGGTTTACGGGACTTTCAATGACCACAATTAGCCACTGGCTAGCCAATGTGAAATACCAGCTCCGAAGGACAGGGGGAACTAAGTTCCTTAAAAATTTGGACACTGGGCACCCAGTGTTCTTTTGTAATGACTGTGCTTCACAGATCAGAACTCCTTCAACTTATATCAGTCATCTTGAATCGCATCTGGGTTTCAGGTTAAGAGACTTGTCCAAACTGTCCAGTGAACAGATTAACAATCAGATAGCACAAGCAAAGTCACCATCTGAAAAACTGGTGACGTCCTCTCCAGAGGAAGATATCGGAACTTCTTATCAGTGCAAACTTTGTAACAGGACTTTTGCAAGCAAGCATGCTGTTAAACTTCATCTTAGTAAAACACATGGGAAGTCACCAGAGGATCATCTCCTGTATGTTTCAGAGTTAGAGAAGCAGTAG